From Candidatus Binatia bacterium:
CGGAGTTAGCGCCGAAAATCGTCGAGACGATTCGCGAATCCGCTCAGACCGGCAAGATCGGCGACGGCAAGATTTTTATCTCGAACGTAGAAGAAGTGATTCGCATCAGAACCAACGAGAGAGGGGAAGACGCTATCCGGTAGCCCTTCCCTTCTCTCTCGTTTTTGCTGGCTAGCTTTTTTTATCTTTGGTTTCGCCCGGCTGTTTCCCCGGCTCGAACCCGCCCACTTCGTGGTAAACGACCTTGCTCTCCTGCTCGAAGGCGCGCACAGTCGGCGTCTCTCCCGGCAAACCCAGCTTCTTCCACATCGAAGCGACGCGATCGTAAACTTCCTTGCGCAGAGCCGTACGCTTTGAGAAGACCGGCAGATAGCGATGTTCTTTGCAGGCGTTGATCAGCGCCTTTGAGCCATAGGGCCGCTCTTCGGGCGGATTTTGCGTCGGGTCGAGCCAGGTGCTCCAGGTGTTGCGCAAGATGTCGATATCTTCGATCGGATTGCAGCGGCTGCTCATCGCCCAGATCACCTGGTTGGTGTCCGTCGGGTCCACATCCTCATCCACCGCTATGATCCACTTCGTGTAATAAGCGCCGCCGGGAACTTGCGCCGCCAACGCCAACGCCTGCGCGGCGTGACCCGCGTAACGCTGCTCGAGACTGATCACGGTCATGCCGAAGCCGCCAGCGCCGGCCGGATGGCAATAGACACCGGTGATTCCGGGAATGCCGAGCTTGTCGAAGTCGTCCCAGATGCGCGCCGAGCGGATGATAGAGAAAAAGCCGCTTTGCTCGTTGGACGGATAATCCGCCATCAGCGCGTTGGTGAGTATCGGCTTGTTCCGGTAGTGGACGGCGGTCACATCGACCAGTGGGCAGCCGGCCTCCGGCCTGCCGTAGTAGCCGGGAAATTCGCCGAACGGCCCTTCGGTCTTAACCGAATTCGGTTTTATAACTCCCTCGATGACAAACTCCGCGTTCGCCGGTATCAAGAGATCCGTCGTCGTGCCGCGCACGACTGGAATCGGCTGGCCTTTGACGCCGCCGGCGTATTCGTACTCGGAGACATTTTTGGCGAAGGTTTGCGAGCCGATGACCATGAACAACGGATCGATGCCCCAACAGGCCGCGACTTGGATCGGCTGACCCTTCTGCCACGCTCTCGTGATGTGAAGCCGCGCATCCTTTCCCGGCGAGAGATAGAGTCCCGCCTGATTTTTTCCTTGCAGCATCATCCGGTAGGTGCCGACGTTCAAATAGCCGCTGTCCGGGTCGCGCGTGATGACGCAGTCGGCCGTGCCGGCGTAGCGGCCGCCGTCCAGCGGCCAGTGCTTTGCGATCGGCAACGCTTCAAGATCGATCTGGTCTCCGGTCTTGGTGTTCTCGTAAAATCTCGCCTGGTTTTTCGGCACCTCGCGCGGCGGGATGCGCTGCTTGAGCTTGTCCTTGACGCGCCGGATCAGCTCGACCGTCGGCGTCTCCGGCGGCTCTTCCAAGGTCAGCGCGATGCGCTTGAGACTCGGGCCGAGAATGTTCCAGAGGTGCATCGCGCCTATGGGGCTCTTTTCATAGCCCTTGGTTTTTTCCATCAGAATTGCCGGCGAAGGCGTCTGCTTCGCGACGAGATAACCGATCGCGCTCATCTCCTCGTTGCAATCGAGCGGCTCACTGATACGAATCAGCTCTCCCATCTCGTCCACCCGCTCGAGCCAATCGCGGAGATCCTGGATGGGCTCTGCCGGCGGCTCTTTTATAGCCGCTGCTTTGGTCGAGCTACTTTTGGCGGTTGCCATCAGCTTCCTCCTTGGAATTGCGGTTTTCGGTTTACTCTTTCCGGACTCTTCACCTTGCCTTCAATCGGACCGCGATTCAAGCGATTCTTACTTCCTCAGCAGAGAGGCGAAATAAGCGAAGGCATCATAGGAGCGATAAACCATATTCTCTTTCATGATGTCGATCTCTCTTTGCGGCATGGTCACGGGCTTCCCGACCGCACTCGCCACCCACTGCATGTACGCCGTTCGTTCAAGATAGATCGCGTGGACCGTCGCGTATTCCAGGCTGTCGCCGACGACGACGATGCCATGCCCTTGCAGGAGCATCGCCA
This genomic window contains:
- a CDS encoding UbiD family decarboxylase — its product is MATAKSSSTKAAAIKEPPAEPIQDLRDWLERVDEMGELIRISEPLDCNEEMSAIGYLVAKQTPSPAILMEKTKGYEKSPIGAMHLWNILGPSLKRIALTLEEPPETPTVELIRRVKDKLKQRIPPREVPKNQARFYENTKTGDQIDLEALPIAKHWPLDGGRYAGTADCVITRDPDSGYLNVGTYRMMLQGKNQAGLYLSPGKDARLHITRAWQKGQPIQVAACWGIDPLFMVIGSQTFAKNVSEYEYAGGVKGQPIPVVRGTTTDLLIPANAEFVIEGVIKPNSVKTEGPFGEFPGYYGRPEAGCPLVDVTAVHYRNKPILTNALMADYPSNEQSGFFSIIRSARIWDDFDKLGIPGITGVYCHPAGAGGFGMTVISLEQRYAGHAAQALALAAQVPGGAYYTKWIIAVDEDVDPTDTNQVIWAMSSRCNPIEDIDILRNTWSTWLDPTQNPPEERPYGSKALINACKEHRYLPVFSKRTALRKEVYDRVASMWKKLGLPGETPTVRAFEQESKVVYHEVGGFEPGKQPGETKDKKS